Proteins found in one Pontibacter sp. SGAir0037 genomic segment:
- a CDS encoding Nif3-like dinuclear metal center hexameric protein, whose amino-acid sequence MTKIQDVIKVLEQLAPVPYQESYDNAGLQTGNPGDEVKGVLVTLDCTEKVVEEAIAKGCNLIVAHHPVIFKGLKQLTGRSYVERTIIKAIQHHVAIYACHTNLDNVHNGVNAKVAEKLELHQPKILASKSQTLLQLVTFVPVADTDHVLQALHKAGAGQIGNYHNCSFRVQGTGQFLPSDKADPAIGQAGKPEQVQENRLELIFPAYLQHNIMKALVEAHPYEEVAHYITALENRNQEVGIGMIGELKEALSEEEFLQYLKQKMKLQGLRYTSVGAKKIKKVAVCGGAGSFLIKDSIRHGADALVTADLKYHEFFDAEDKLMIADIGHYESEVFTKEIFYDVISKNFLNFAVDLSETNTNPVRYTF is encoded by the coding sequence ATGACTAAAATACAAGACGTGATTAAAGTGCTGGAGCAACTGGCTCCTGTCCCCTACCAGGAAAGTTATGATAACGCAGGTTTACAAACCGGTAACCCGGGCGATGAGGTAAAGGGCGTGCTGGTAACCCTGGATTGTACTGAAAAAGTAGTGGAGGAAGCTATCGCTAAAGGCTGCAATCTTATTGTAGCACATCATCCGGTTATTTTTAAAGGCTTAAAACAGCTGACGGGACGAAGTTATGTGGAACGCACTATCATTAAAGCCATTCAACATCATGTTGCTATCTACGCCTGCCACACAAACCTGGACAATGTGCACAACGGCGTTAACGCCAAGGTTGCAGAAAAACTGGAGCTACATCAGCCTAAGATACTGGCAAGCAAATCTCAAACGCTCTTACAACTGGTCACATTTGTTCCGGTAGCAGATACAGACCATGTACTGCAGGCACTTCATAAAGCAGGCGCAGGTCAGATTGGTAACTACCATAATTGCAGCTTCCGGGTGCAGGGAACGGGACAGTTTTTACCATCCGACAAAGCAGATCCCGCCATAGGGCAAGCTGGAAAGCCGGAGCAGGTGCAGGAAAACCGACTAGAGCTTATATTCCCGGCTTATTTACAGCATAACATCATGAAGGCCCTGGTGGAGGCACATCCGTATGAAGAGGTGGCGCATTATATTACCGCTTTGGAAAACCGGAACCAGGAAGTAGGCATTGGTATGATCGGCGAACTTAAAGAAGCTCTTTCCGAAGAAGAGTTCCTGCAGTACCTGAAACAGAAAATGAAACTACAGGGGCTTCGATATACTTCTGTAGGTGCAAAAAAAATTAAAAAAGTGGCAGTTTGCGGCGGTGCAGGCAGCTTCCTGATCAAAGACAGTATCCGCCATGGTGCTGATGCACTGGTTACTGCCGACCTGAAATACCATGAGTTTTTCGATGCCGAAGACAAGCTGATGATTGCCGACATCGGTCACTACGAAAGTGAGGTATTTACAAAGGAGATTTTTTATGACGTAATTTCAAAAAATTTCCTTAATTTTGCAGTCGATTTATCAGAAACTAACACGAACCCTGTCAGATACACTTTTTAA
- a CDS encoding zinc ribbon domain-containing protein, with protein MESTVASKLDALLHLQSIDSQLDEIRRVRGDLPEEVRDLEDEIEGYEVRVSKFDDEVAALNDAIAQRRQSIKDAESLIRKYEDQQVNVRNNREYDAITKEIELQKLEIQVAEKKIKEAYYQIDQKNNEIEGTKHRLEERKKDLDNKKNELEQIVSESEDEEKKLEQDRETAAAKIEDRLLSAYTRIRKNVRNGLAVVPVKRDACGGCFNTVPPQRQADIAAQKKVIVCEHCGRILAGVEHRIY; from the coding sequence ATGGAAAGTACGGTAGCCAGTAAATTAGATGCATTATTACATCTCCAGAGCATCGATTCTCAACTAGACGAAATTAGACGCGTAAGAGGCGATTTGCCTGAAGAAGTTCGTGATCTTGAAGATGAGATAGAAGGTTATGAGGTGCGGGTTAGTAAGTTCGACGATGAGGTTGCCGCCTTGAACGATGCCATCGCTCAGCGCAGACAGTCTATAAAAGATGCTGAAAGCCTGATTCGCAAGTACGAGGACCAGCAGGTGAATGTACGCAACAACCGCGAATACGATGCCATCACAAAAGAAATCGAATTGCAGAAACTTGAGATTCAGGTAGCAGAGAAAAAAATTAAAGAAGCTTACTACCAGATCGATCAGAAGAACAACGAGATTGAAGGTACCAAGCACCGTTTAGAAGAACGCAAAAAAGATTTAGATAACAAGAAAAACGAGCTGGAGCAGATCGTTTCTGAAAGCGAAGACGAAGAAAAGAAACTGGAGCAGGACAGAGAAACCGCTGCAGCAAAGATCGAAGATCGTCTTTTAAGCGCCTATACCCGTATCCGCAAAAACGTACGTAACGGCCTTGCTGTTGTTCCTGTTAAACGCGATGCCTGTGGCGGTTGCTTCAACACCGTGCCTCCTCAGCGCCAGGCAGATATTGCTGCACAGAAAAAAGTTATTGTGTGCGAGCACTGCGGCAGAATATTAGCAGGCGTAGAGCACCGCATTTATTAA
- a CDS encoding DUF3808 domain-containing protein — MANHHPFFLIIFLTLLPLQSALAASAFNWRVANAYQETIKLKIDKGRGLIAAELQDSPANATAILIANYQDFLILMVQQHPGSFKKLINAQEKRLAQLSSLKEKSPWVGFSVAEIRLQLAISYLLADSKLAAAWEFRKAFLQYQANAKSYPSFIPNKKSYGVLLALVGSVPDNYKWLLNIIGMKGSVKAGMQHLQAAASQENPFQEEAVLLKLVLEQLIDQQQEQHVMSTINTLLKQNPDNLLYTFTAIHMLKKIKKSDAALQYYLKRPGGKDYLSFPYLHYMAADVYLAKGQFERSIQENQYFLTNHEGTNHLKAANFKLFQAYWLSNNQQMAGRYYSRISEVGKTLVDEDIYAARFVQEETQLQRELLLARLRSDGGYYREALADLNDFSLTKDTPHPVKLEYLYRKARIYHGLEDMAQAKKFYEFTINASGTSTLYFAPNAALQLGYIYLEENNKAKAKSCFQAAINYKDHAYKNSIDSKAKLALSSL; from the coding sequence ATGGCTAATCACCATCCTTTTTTTTTAATAATCTTCCTTACGCTTCTTCCGCTGCAAAGCGCATTGGCAGCCTCTGCCTTTAATTGGCGGGTGGCCAATGCCTACCAAGAAACAATTAAACTAAAAATTGACAAAGGAAGAGGTCTGATAGCGGCAGAACTACAGGACAGCCCTGCTAATGCCACCGCTATACTTATTGCGAACTACCAGGATTTTCTGATCTTGATGGTACAGCAACATCCTGGCAGCTTTAAAAAGCTGATTAACGCCCAGGAAAAAAGGCTGGCGCAATTGAGTAGTTTAAAAGAGAAGTCTCCCTGGGTGGGGTTCAGTGTGGCAGAAATCAGGCTACAGCTGGCAATCAGCTACCTGCTGGCTGATAGTAAACTGGCGGCTGCCTGGGAGTTTCGTAAAGCTTTCCTGCAATACCAGGCTAATGCTAAAAGCTATCCTTCTTTTATTCCAAACAAAAAATCCTATGGTGTATTGCTGGCACTGGTAGGCTCCGTACCGGATAACTACAAGTGGTTACTAAACATTATAGGCATGAAAGGGAGTGTAAAAGCCGGCATGCAGCATTTACAGGCAGCAGCTTCGCAGGAGAATCCCTTTCAGGAAGAGGCTGTATTACTTAAACTTGTACTGGAACAACTAATCGATCAGCAACAGGAGCAGCATGTTATGTCCACAATAAACACGCTGCTGAAACAGAACCCGGATAACCTGCTTTATACTTTCACGGCCATTCATATGCTTAAGAAAATAAAGAAAAGCGATGCGGCCTTGCAGTACTATTTAAAACGACCAGGCGGAAAAGATTACCTTTCTTTCCCTTACCTGCACTACATGGCTGCCGATGTGTACCTGGCGAAAGGGCAGTTTGAACGTTCCATCCAGGAAAACCAATATTTTCTGACTAATCATGAAGGTACGAATCATTTAAAGGCAGCTAACTTCAAGCTTTTTCAGGCATACTGGCTTAGCAACAACCAGCAGATGGCCGGCCGTTACTACAGCAGAATAAGCGAAGTGGGCAAAACCCTGGTAGATGAAGACATTTATGCAGCACGCTTTGTGCAGGAAGAGACACAACTTCAAAGAGAACTGCTTTTGGCCCGCCTGCGCTCTGACGGAGGCTATTACCGTGAGGCCCTGGCAGACCTTAATGATTTTAGCTTAACCAAAGATACCCCGCATCCGGTTAAGCTGGAATACCTGTACCGCAAGGCACGTATATATCATGGACTGGAAGATATGGCACAGGCGAAAAAATTTTATGAGTTTACAATTAATGCTTCAGGTACATCTACTTTATATTTTGCACCCAATGCAGCATTGCAGCTTGGCTACATCTACCTCGAAGAAAACAATAAAGCAAAGGCAAAAAGCTGCTTTCAGGCGGCCATAAACTATAAGGACCATGCCTATAAGAATAGCATAGACTCTAAAGCCAAGCTTGCACTTTCTTCGCTATAG